A stretch of Pristiophorus japonicus isolate sPriJap1 chromosome 12, sPriJap1.hap1, whole genome shotgun sequence DNA encodes these proteins:
- the LOC139276836 gene encoding uncharacterized protein, which yields MAWNALQPLSDILDPGTREPPAPNPAPSPQAPGPSPQPPAPSPQPSTQPPGPSPQPSGPRPQPPAPSPQAPSPQPPTQHPAYSPQPPGPSPQPPTQHPAHSPQPPAPRPQAPAPSPQAPAPSPQPPTQHPAYSPQPPGPSPQPPAPSTQAPAPSPQPSTRHIAPSPQAPGPSPQPTTQHPAHSPQPPGQHPAHSPQPSTQHIAPSPQAPGPSLQAQAPSPQPSTWHIAPSLQPPTQHPAHSPQTPAQPPALHPAHSPQAPAPSPQPSTRHIAPRPQPSPQPSTQHIAPSTRHIAPSPQAPAPSPQPSTQHIAPRPQPPTQHPAHSPQPPGPSPQPLAPRPQSPGPRPQPPGPSPQPPAPIPSPSPQPPTQHPAHSPQPPGPSRQPPTQHPAHSPQPPGPSPQPPTQHLAHSPQPPGPSPQPPTQHPLHSPQPPGPSPQPPTQHPAHSPQPPGPSPQPQAPAPSPQLPTQHPAHSPQPPGPSPQPQAPAPSPQLPTQHPAHSPQAPAPRPLPPAPRPQPPTQHLAHSPQAPAPSPQPSTRYIAPGPQAPAPRPQPPAPNPAPGT from the exons cccccagcccccaacccagcccccagcccccaggctccaggccccagcccccagcccccagcacCCAGCCCCCAACCCAGCACCCAGCCCCCAGGCCCCAGCCCCCagccctcaggccccaggccccagcccccagcccccagcccccaggcccctagcccccagcccccaacccagCACCCGGCATATAGCCCCCAGCCCCCAGgccccagcccccaacccccaacccagcACCCAGCACATAGTCCCCAGCCCCCAgctcccaggccccaggccccagcccccagcccccaggccccagcccccagcccccagcccccaacccagCACCCGGCATATAGCCCCCAGCCCCCaggccccagcccccagcccccagcccccagcacccaggccccagcccccagcccccaacccagCACCCGGCACATAGCCCCCagcccccaggccccaggccccagcccCCAGCCCACAACCCAGCACCCGGCACATAGCCCCCAGCCCCCAGGCCAGCACCCAGCACATAGCCCCCAGCCCAGCACCCAGCACATAGCCCCCagcccccaggccccaggccccagcctCCAGGCCCAagcccccagcccccaacccagCACCTGGCACATAGCCCCCAGCCTCCAGCCCCCAACCCAGCACCCGGCACATAGCCCCCAGACCCCAGCCCAGCCCCCAGCCCTGCACCCAGCACATAGCCCCCaggccccagcccccagcccccaacccagCACCCGGCACATAGCCCCCAGACCCCAGCCCAGCCCCCAGCCCAGCACCCAGCACATAGCCCCCag CACCCGGCACATAGCTCCCAGCCCCCAGGCCCCAGCCCCCAGTCCCCAGCCCAGCACCCAGCACATAGCCCCCAGACCCCAACCCCCAACCCAGCATCCGGCACATAGCCCCCAGCCCCCaggccccagcccccagcccctagcccccaggccccagtccccaggccccaggccccagcccccaggccccagcccccagcccccagcccccatacccagccccagcccccagcccccaacccagCACCCGGCACATAGCCCCCAGCCCCCAGGCCCCAGCCGCCAGCCCCCAACCCAGCACCCGGCACATAGCCCCCAGCCCCCaggccccagcccccagcccccaacccagCACCTGGCACATAGCCCCCAGCCCCCaggccccagcccccagcccccaacccagCACCCGTTACATAGCCCCCAGCCCCCaggccccagcccccagcccccaacccagCACCCGGCACATAGCCCCCAGCCCCCaggccccagcccccagccccaggccccagcccccagcccccagctccCAACCCAGCACCCGGCACATAGCCCCCAGCCCCCaggccccagcccccagccccaggccccagcccccagcccccagctccCAACCCAGCACCCGGCACATAGCCCCCAGGCTCCAGCCCCCaggcccctgccccctgcccccaggCCCCAGCCCCCAACCCAGCACCTGGCACATAGCCCCCAGgcccctgcccccagcccccaacccagCACCCGTTACATAGCCCCCGGCCCCCAGGCCCCAGCCCCCaggccccagcccccagcccccaacccagCACCCGGCACatag